The DNA region ctgagaaataggcaatgcaggaaacagaatcttgattcgtATTTGATCAgagctgcctagtttgacagtttcatCACAGTTGGTTTTTTTCCTGCGGTAAATTCCAAGGAATACTATTAAAAGCATTACGAAGAGGAGGagtaaatatgacaaaaagtcacTTTCCTAAAAGTTACCATCTGTAGCTTTAATGTTAGTTGAATAACAAAGTGATGTGTGAACCTTTCGGTCAGCGGCGTCCCATCCACCCATTTCCATATCCCCATGGCTTCTCGCTCTGTCAGTCCAATCCACAAGACCCTGCCGAATTTTCCTATGAAATTCTtgtttacagagaaaaacagaaattactAATCAATAGAAACTGAACTAATTTAAATTCACCATGCAGTTAGTAGGTTACCCCTCATTCATTacgtttttctctttttctcttatCATTATCTCTCCTAACTTCAAACTTACACTCATTcacatataaatacacacacctgTTCCTCTTTGCTGTTGATAATCACCAGGTCTGCACCTCTCTGCAGACAGTCATCTCTGCTGTCCTGCCAGGATTTCGTGGTagtagaaacaaaataaaaactgtggCGGAAATACACCCATCCTTGTTGCAAATAGTAATCTGTTACAGAAAGATTAATGGATGgaaattgacatttttaaataagaAACTGACTAATTTTAAAGAGCTTTTTTGAATTCAGTAATCAAAATTAAACTATGCATTATGAAGctcaaagtaaaaaaagaacatgatAAAAAGGTTAGTAAATGTAATAATTCCATGTCAATGGGTTGCCCTACTTCTACCACTCGTGTGTCTGTACTTCTGtaatgcaataaaatacaagtgttttgctgtaaagtttgcTTTTACGATGCCTACACTGATCACTTTTTGTTGACACTGTCGAAGGATTTAGTTAAATTATATGTTTTAGCACTGAGGTCATGCAGTAGTTGGTGATGCTGTTGTACTTGACTGCATCATATTCAGAAGTGTGTATAATattgaatataaatataatacgTATTTCATacctaaaatatatataatacaaattTACACCTCCAATCCCACATATTATTTAATTGAGACTTTctgcaaaaacaaactaactgaaaTCTTGATTGCCCAGTGACTATGTTCTAGAATCAGACCTCCAGAGTGCTCTGTGCGCTGTGCAGAAAGTCTGATTAAAACATGTAGTGTGAGTAAACACAATATGAGTCAGATAAAATTGTACAGTGTCTGTCCAAAAATGAAAACCAAGAGAACCCAAACATGGCAATAAATCTCCCTTTGAATTCAGGGTCTTTCACTATTGGCATGCCAACCTTCATCCTCATACTAACCAAAGTCAGTCAGTTCTCTCTTCAGCTTGGCAGTCTCCTGAATAAGGTTTGTGCAGCTGGCTTCTGTATCTGGTGTCTTACTGTCAGAGCTGTCTGAAAGAGCAGAAACACTAAAATTAAATCAACAATTATGCCCACATGCACTAGGAGCAATTTGAGGTTGAGTATCTTGCTCAATGACACTTTAACAAGGGGGTCTGAGGAGACTGGGAAACAAAGCAAAGAAGCTTATTTGTACAGTATTTGTGATGTAGTTTAAAATAGACTTTAAGCTTACAATAACAATACGTTTACTGGTTGACAGTTTTGACTTGAGTTTCATAAGGAGAGAACTAACTGGAAAGTCCCGTACTCTTCTTACGTAATCTGACGTAAGTTTGCATTCTAGTGTTATTATGCCTCGTGATTGTTTGTGATTCTAAACTTCCCCAAACTTGTGTAACTGAATATCACTGAACTGAATCGAAACTGTGAAGGAGCCTGAGAGTGCAAACACAGAATAACAGAGAATGTTGCTACGCTATCAATCATCAAGTGATCTGAACACTGATGAAATAATATTTAGACAAAAAAATCTTAGAAACCTCTCAAAGTGTGATATCTTGTAATTGGAATTAAACAGCTGTGGCAGTAACCACATCCACTCTCTAGTCTTATGATAACAGGGAAtttgcagaaacacagagcAAAACTACAGACACAGTTCAAAATGACTCACAAAGACGCAGGGAAATGTTGAGAGCAGCTTGTAGGATGAACAGGAGTCCAAAGCTCACACCAACCACTCTGTACAGTCTTCTAACTGTGTGCAGAAGTAAGACAGACATGCACATAAAGTAGGCGCCTGGCAGCCTTCTACAGTACATGAAGCAGATTTATGGATAATGTTACCCTGTTGACATTTTAGGAGgactgtatgtgtgagtgtaaaTGTGAGGATGTGTTCAGGCCAAAGTCAGGCAGCTCTGTAAACCATTATGTGTTCTTTTCAGAGTAAACCATGTTAATTTAACAGTAAAATAAGAATGAATATATAATTTTAATAGTTTTCAGTGTAAAATGACTGACTAAACTGACTTGATATAAAAGCAGATCAATAATATTTTCACATGTGCACTAAAAATATATAGAGGATCTTTCTCACTTTTCTACACTGATATTTTCCTTAAAAATCTCTATTTTACATTTTGGAATTTAAATTTGTATCCATACTGTCTTCACAGATAAATACTAAAATGTTACACTATAGGTTTTCTGACTCACCAGGCACTGCAGCAGTCCCTCTACTGTCATCACTAGAGCTCCTGGCTGATGAATTAGGTATATTTACATAGTCCATAGTGATTTCGGGTTGCTCCTGAGGGATAAAGTTTGCCATATTTTACCCACTGACTGGAAagtgacaatgatgatgatgaatgtgtttttgtcagaATGACTGTGATGTGTAATCTACTTcttcttttatgttttaatttgacacatttttgttCTTCCTCATTTTTAGAATTGACATAAACAGCTTCTTCATCCCAAAACCTTTGACTTCACTACAACTCGGTTACCTGCAGTGCCGACTATCTTATCACTTCACAGAGGCCTGTAAGCATCCATTGGTCTGGATCGAAACATTGATTTAATGGACAGCAATCCAATACCATTAATGTGAAGTGaaaacatatatatgtatatgtatat from Epinephelus fuscoguttatus linkage group LG3, E.fuscoguttatus.final_Chr_v1 includes:
- the LOC125884885 gene encoding CD209 antigen-like protein E, which encodes MANFIPQEQPEITMDYVNIPNSSARSSSDDSRGTAAVPVRRLYRVVGVSFGLLFILQAALNISLRLYSSDSKTPDTEASCTNLIQETAKLKRELTDFDYYLQQGWVYFRHSFYFVSTTTKSWQDSRDDCLQRGADLVIINSKEEQNFIGKFGRVLWIGLTEREAMGIWKWVDGTPLTESYWKPGEPNDFLGNTEDCVEMEDSWNDIPCKNQNFWICEKMMSL